The nucleotide sequence TGCTGCCTGGAAGGCATTGCCGCCAACCGGCCCAGCGTCACAGGCGCTCGCGGCCTACGTATTCTCGGCGCCATCTATCCCGCCTGACCATATTTCCAGCACCTAGAAACAACAACGCCGTGCACTGGGCACGGCGTTGCGATTGACGCTGAGCAGGCTAGATCGAGAAGGACGAGCCACAGCCGCAGGTCGTGGTGGCATTCGGATTCTTGATCACGAAACGCGATCCTTCGAGGCCTTCCTGATAATCCACCTCGGCACCGGCCAGATATTGGAAGCTCATGGGATCGACCACCAGACTGACGCCTTCGCGCTCGACAATGGTGTCGTCTTCTGCCACTTCGTCATCGAAGGTGAAGCCGTACTGGAAGCCCGAACAGCCGCCGCCGGTGACAAACACGCGCAATTTCAGGCGCGCGTTTCCTTCTTCCTCGACAAGGGTTTTTACCTTGTCCGCCGCGCCCTGCGTAAACAGCAAGGGGGTGGGAGTGAAGGTTTCGACGCTCATACTGCAATCTCCCGGCGAGTTAGCCGTCAGATGAAACTGGGTAGGCATTATCCGCTTACCCGAGAAAGTTGGTCAACTATTGACCAGCCTCAACGCAATTATGGAAGCAGCGCGGCGTGAGACAGCCCCGCGCGTTCATCCACGCCAAACAGGATGTTCATATTCTGCACGGCCTGGCCGGAAGCCCCTTTGACCAGATTGTCGATGACCGACAACACTACCACCAGATCGCCATCCTGCGGACGATGCACGGCGATGCGGCAAACGTTCGCACCGCGCACGCTGCGGGTTTCCGGATGGCTGCCGGCTGGCATCACATCGACGAAAGGCTCATTGGCATAACGCCGCTCGAATAGCGCCTGCAGGTCCACGGAGCGATCTACGACGTTAGCGTAGAGCGTGGCATGGATGCCGCGAATCATCGGGGTCAGGTGCGGTACAAACGTCAGTCCGACCTCACCTTTGGCGGCGAGACGCAGGCCCTGGCTGATTTCTGGCAGATGGCGGTGGCCCTTAACCGAGTAGGCCGCCATGCTTTCGCCGGCCTCGCAGAACAGCGAACCCACTTTGGCGCCGCGACCGGCCCCGCTGACGCCTGATTTGCAGTCGGCGATCAGGCGCGACGGATCGGCCAGCCCCGCCTCCAACAGCGGCAAAAAACCCAATTGCGCGGCGGTCGGATAGCAGCCCGGCACAGCGATCAGACGCGCCTGCTTGATCCGCTCGCGGTTGACCTCCGGCAAGCCGTACACCGCCTCACCGAGCAGCTCCGGGGCGCCATGCGGCTGGTCGTACCATTTGGCCCACTCAGCAGCATCCTGCAGACGGAAGTCGGCAGACAGATCGATCACCTTAGTGCCGGCGGCGAGCAGCTCGCCAGCCAACGCGTGGGCGACGCCGTGCGGCGTGGCGAAAAACACCACATCGCACGCACCCAGAGTGGCGACGTCAGGCACGCTGAAGGCCAGGTCGTCGTAGTGCCCGCGCAGATTCGGATACATGTCGGCGACCTTGATCCCGGCTTCCGAACGCGAAGTGATCACGGCCACCTGCGCCTGCGGATGCTGGGCCAGCAGCCGCAGCAATTCCACACCGGTATAACCTGTACCGCCAACGATGCCGACCTTGATCATCTGTCCGTCACTCCGCCTACTCGGGCCAACTGCTGAAAGCCGCCATGATAAGAGCCAAGGCCGGACATGAACAGGCCGATCGCGTCCGCGCCAGGGCGGGCCGCGACAGTCGGCAGGCGGTTTCCTGCGATAAACGCGTATGGCGATCGGTATGGATCGCGGCCAGCAGCAGTAACTGCCCCGCACCCACAGCGGCCGCCAGCGAAGTTGGTGACGCCCGCCGGCCCTGCCTCTACTATCGGCTATCCGATCTCGAGGCAATCCCATGCTCTACCTGTGGCTCAAAGCCCTTCATATCATCGCGATGGTCTGCTGGTTCGCCGGCCTGTTCTACCTCCCGCGCCTGTTCGTCTACCACGCGATGAGCGACGACAGCGCCAGTCACGAGCGTTTCTGCGTGATGGAGCGCAAGTTGTATCGCGGCATCATGCTGCCCTCGATGCTCGCCACCTTGATCTTCGGTTTCTGGCTGCTCTACCTCAACCCGGTCTGGCTGAAGATGGGCTGGTTGCATGCCAAATTGCTCTTGGTGGTGCTGTTGATTGGCTACCACCATATCTGCGGGGCGCAACTCAAACGTTTCGCCCGCGGCGAGAACGCCCGCAGCCATGTGTTCTACCGCTGGCTGAACGAAGTGCCGGTGCTATTCCTACTCGCCATTGTCATCTTGGTTGTCGTCAAACCGTTCTGACTCCTATAAAGGAAAAACTCATGTCCTTGCCCGCCCTGCTCGACCAACGCCTGCGCTTGCCAATCGTCGCCGCGCCGATGTTCCTGGTGTCCAACCCGCAATTGGTGCTCGCCTGTTGTCGCAACGGCATCGTCGGCAGCTTCCCGGCGCTCAATCAGCGCGATAGCAGCGGCTTCAAGGCCTGGCTGGAAGAGATCGAAGCTGGCCTGGACGACCATGCGGCACCCTATGCCGTCAACCTCATCGTCCATCACAGCAATCCGCGCCTGCAGGCTGATCTGGCGATCTGCGCCGAGCACAAGGTGCCTATCGTCATCACCAGCCTTGGCGCGGTGAAAGAAGTGGTGGATGCGGTGCACAGTTACGGCGGGCTGGTCTTCCACGACGTGACCACCCGCCGCCATGCGGAAAAAGCCGCCGAAGCCGGCGTCGATGGGCTGATTGCGGTGGCGGCCGGCGCCGGCGGGCATGCCGGCACCTGGAGTCCGTTCGCCCTGATCGCCGAGATCCGCCAGTTCTTCGACAAAACCCTGCTGCTCTCCGGCTGCCTCAACCGTGGCCATGAAATTCTCGCGGCGCAAATGCTTGGCGCCGACCTAGCCTACCTGGGCACCCGCTTTATCGCCACGCAGCAAAGCAATGCCGACGACGCCTACAAACAGATGATTCTTGGCGCCAAAGCTGCCGACATCATCCATACCCCGGCGGTTTCCGGTGTCCCGGCGAGCTTTATGCGTCAGAGCCTGGAGCGCGCTGGCTACGACTTGCAGCGCCTGCAAGACAAAGGCGAAATGAACTACGGTGAAAAGCTCAAGCCGGTCAGCGATGAGGCCAAGGCCTGGAAAACCGTGTGGTCGGCCGGCCAGGGGGTCGGTGAGATTGACGATCTTCCCAGCGTCGAAGAACTGATTCAACGCCTCGATCGCGAATACCGCGCCGCACTCGCCAACAGCACGGCGATTGCCCAACGCTGGCCACGCTGAGTCATTGCGGGCGGTCCGCTTGTCGGACCGCCCGCCAGCCGGCTACGCTCTCCACAACTCAGTACTCCACCTTTATTGACGCAGACAAGGATGCCCGCATGACCGAGGCCCGTTTCAAGATCGTCTTCGATGGCGAGCTATTACCGGATATGTCCCTGGACACCGTCAAAGACAATCTCGCCCGCCTGTTCAAAAGCGATCGCAGCCGCATCGAGCACCTGTTCGAGCACCGCGCCGTGGTGCTCAAGCGCGATTTGTCGGCCGATCAGGTGGACAAGTACCTAGTAGCACTGAACCGCGCCGGCGCCAATGTGCGCAAAGAGCCCGATATGGCCGCCAGCCTCAGCCTGATCACCACCGAGGAAGAACAGCTCGCCGCGGCGCCCAAAGCGCCCGAATACATGATTTGTCCGAAATGTGCTCAGGAACAGGCCAAGGCAATTGAATGCACCGCTTGCGGCATCGTCATCGACAAATACTTGGCCCGTCAGGCGCAACTGATCGCCGAAAACGGTCAAGCCGACAGTGCGACACCTTCTCCTGCCGCCGGCGCCCCGATGGCCGCCGAGCTGCCCAGCCAATCCCCCTATAGCCCACCACGCGCGCCGGTCGGCGACGTTCTGCCGGAGTTTGCCGAGCTGAATGTGTTCGGCGTCGAAGGACGCATCGGCCGGCTGCGCTATCTGGCCTGGTCGTTGGTGCTGATGCTCGCTGCCGGTGGCCTGATCGGTATCGCGGCGATTGGCCTGAATATCCACCCCATTGTTGGCGGTGTGCTATTTCTCGGCATTTTCATCGGCATGATGGTGGTCGCGGTGCAGATCGGCGTGCAGCGCCTGCACGATATCGGCTGGTCAGGCTGGTTGTTCCTGCTCAACCTGATCCCCGTGGTCGGCAGCGTGATGGCGTTACTCATGCTGGTGGTGCCGGGAACCAACGGCCCCAATCGCTTCGGCCCACCACCGCCGCCCAATAGCCGGGCGGTGAAGATCCTCAGCGCAGTGTGGCTGCTTGTGGTTATCGCCGGCGTGGTAGTCGGGGCCTCCGGTGGCTTCGCCACGCTCAGCGAACTGGGCAACCAGGTCAGCGAAGGACTACCCGCTACGCCTGCGGCGCCGAGCAATCCCTACGGTGAGTGATCAATCGGCGCGGCAACATTCGGCCGGCGTTATTTAGCGGAGAACTGTATGCCTCGCTATGCCCTGATCACAGGTGCCTCCCGCGGTATCGGCCTGGCGTTGGCCGAAGCCCTGGCGCGGCGCGGCCGCAGCCTGATCCTGGTGGCGCGCCAGCGTGATGCGCTGGACAGCGTCGCCTGCGAGCTGACTCAACGGTTCGGCGTCGAAGTGCTGTTTCGGGTCTGCGACCTGAGCAACCCTCTGCAACTCACCGGCCTGCTGCTCGAGCTCGAGCAGGGCGAGCGGCAGATCGACCTGCTGGTGAACAACGCCGGCATCGGCCTGAGTGGTTCCTTCCTCGCCCATGAATGGGCCGATGAGCAGCAACTACTGGAGCTCAATGTGCTGGCCATGACTCGTCTGTGCCACAGCTTGGGTAACAGCATGGTCGCTCTGGGCGGCGGGAAGATTCTCAACGTCGCCTCATTGGCCGGCTTCCAGGCCGGTCCGTGGATGAGCAGCTATTTCGCCAGCAAGGCGTACGTGCTGCATCTTTCCGAGGGGCTGCGCGAAGAGTTTCGCGACTATGGCGTCACCGTCTCGACGCTCTGCCCAGGGCCGACACGCAGCGCGCTTTACCGCCAGGCGGGTATCGCTGAGCAGCGCATGCGCGACAGCAAGCGGATGCTGAGCGCCGAGGAAGTGGCGTTGTACGCCGTGCGTGCACTGGACAAGAACCGCGCCATCATCATTCCTGGCTGGCGCACGCGCCTGCTCAGCCTCCTGCCACGCGTGCTGCCGCGGGCACTCCTCCGTCGCCGCGTCGGCCGGATGAACAAGGCGGTCATTCAGCGCTGAGCACTCCGCCCTAGTGCACCCCGCTACACTCAAGTCGCCCTGCCATCCGCTTGGAGGACTGTCCGTGGACTGCCTGTTCTGCAAGATCGTCGCCGGAGAGATACCCGCGCGCAAATTTTACGAGGACGACCAGGTGATCGCCTTTCACGATATCGGTGCCCAGGCGCCGGTACATTTCCTGGTGATCCCGAAAAAACACATCGCCACCCTCAATGATCTCGACGAAGGCGACCAGGCCCTGGCCGGACTTCTGCTCCTGACTGCGCAGCGGCTGGCCAACCAACAAGGCTGCGACGATGGCTTTCGCCTGGTGATGAACTGCAAAGCCCTCGGCGGCCAGACGGTCTACCACGTTCATATGCACGTGCTCGGCCAGCGCCAGATGACTTGGCCACCGGGCTGACGGCCAGCCTGAGCGGTCGCCGCCGAGCCCGGCAAAGGCGATTGGGTTACACTGCCGGCGAAGCCTTTTCCGGAGGTGCCCCATGGCCACCGAACGTCACTACTCCCCCGCCGACCGCCTGTTGCTGCAGGCCGACGCGGCTTTGCGCACCCTGCTGCCGTTCAGTGGGCAGCCGTACCGCCCTTCACCGGCGATCACCCAACCCGACACCGACCTGCATGCTGACGACGCTCGCCATGTCGCCGGCCTGATGCGCGTCAACCACACCGGCGAGGTCTGCGCCCAGGCGCTGTATCAAGGTCAGGCGTTGACCGCGCGCTTGCCGGGCGTGCGCGCCGCCATGGAGCATGCCGCTGAAGAAGAAGTCGACCATCTGGCCTGGTGCGAGCAACGCATCCGCGAGCTGGGCAGTCGGCCCAGCGTGCTCAATCCGCTGTTCTATGGAATGTCCTTTGGTCTCGGCGCCGTGGCCGGTCTGATCAGCGACCGTATCAGCCTCGGCTTTGTCGCCGCCACCGAAGATCAGGTGTGCAAACATCTCGATGAGCACCTGCTGCAATTGCCGGCCGAGGACGAAAAATCCCGCGCGATCCTGACGCAGATGCGCGAAGACGAGCAGCAGCATGCCGACAGCGCCTTGCAGGCCGGCGGCTTTCGCTTTCCGGCGCCGATCAAGTTCGGCATGAGCGTGCTGTCCAAGGTGATGACCAAGAGCACCTATCGCATCTGAATCACCACCCATAAAAAAGGGCGCCAATGGCGCCCTTTTTTATTCGGCTGGATTAGCCCAACTCGATGATCTCGTAATCATGGGTGATCTCCACGCCGCCGCGCGAGAGCATGATCGACGCCGAGCAGTATTTCTCTGCCGACAGATCGACCGCGCGCTTGACCTGCGTCTCTTTCAAACCGCGACCCTTGACCACGAAATGCACGTGAATCTTGGTGAACACCTTGGGTTCTTCCGCGGCGCGCTCCGCTTCGAGAAACGCCTCGCAGCTTTCCACCGGCTGACGCGACTTCTTGAGAATGCTGACCACATCGTAATTGGTGCAGCCGCCCAAACCGATCAGCACCATCTCCATCGGCCGCACGCCGAGATTGCGACCACCGCTCTCCGGCGGGCCATCCATCACTACGACGTGACCACTACCGGACTCGCCAAGGAACAGGGCTTCACCGGCCCACTGAATGCGCGCTTTCATTGCCGCGACTCCGCTGGTAAAAAAGGGACGGCAGCTTAGCACAGCACTCTTGGATGGCCATTCGCCGGCTGCCCGTACGGGTCGTATTGCCGAATGTTAGCTGTGTCGCAAATCGGATTAGCGTAACGTTAGGCATGTTAAGTTGGCGTCGGTTTGCTGGCACACTGGCTGAATTACAAAAAAAATCAGTCGGCAAGACAATGATTTACATCTACTTTCTGGGGCTTGGGCATGGTAGCGATAACACTTACTCCTAAAATAAAAAATCTCGACAAGCTTCTCGCACACTGCCACCGCCGTCGGTACACCGCTAAAAGCACCATCATCTACGCAGGTGATCGCTGCGAAACCCTGTTCTTCATCGTCAAAGGCTCGGTCACCATCCTCATCGAGGATGACGACGGCCGCGAAATGATCATTGCCTACCTCAACCCCGGCGATTTCTTCGGCGAGATGGGCCTGTTCGACAAGGAAGGCAGCGAGAAAGAACGCAGCGCCTGGGTGCGTGCCAAGACCGAATGCGAAGTCGCCGAGCTGAGCTATGCCAAGTTCCGCGAACTGACCCAGCAAGACCCGGAAATTCTCTATGCGCTCGGCAGCCAAATGGCTGATCGTCTACGCAACACCACGCGCAAGGTCGGCGACTTGGCGTTTCTCGACGTCACCGGGCGCGTCGCTCGTACGCTGCTCGATCTGTGCAAGCAACCGGACGCGATGACCCATCCGGATGGCATGCAGATCAAGATCACCCGCCAGGAAATCGGCCGGATCGTCGGCTGCTCGCGGGAGATGGTCGGCCGGGTGCTCAAGTCGCTGGAGGAACAGGGCCTGGTGTTCGTCAAAGGCAAGACCATGGTGGTATTCGGCACTCGCTGAACACCCAGAACAGAATGAAAAAGCCCGGCAATGCCGGGCTTTTTCATGACCAGATCATTTAGTCCGGATCGTTGCCGGCAACGATCCGCCGCTCGGGGAAGAACAGCCGCTGCAGCTCTGCACCGGGGTTTTCCACACGCATGAACGCTTCGCCGACCAGGAAGCCAAACACTTCGCTGATCTCCATCAGCTCCACGTCGGCGCGGTTCATGATGCCGCTTTCGGTGATCACCATACGATCGCGCGGAATCCGTGGCAGCAGATCCAGCGTAGTCTCCAGGCTGACCTCAAAGGTATGCAGATTGCGGTTGTTGATGCCCACCAGCGGTGTATCCAGGGTGTTCAGCGCCCGCTCAAGTTCTTCGCCGTCATGCACCTCGACCAGCACGTCGAGATTGAAATCCTTGGCCACCGCGGCCAACTCGGCCATCTGCGCATCGGCCAGGGCGGAGACGATCAGCAGCACGCAATCGGCGCCGAGCGCGCGGGCTTCGACGATCTGATACGGATCGACCATGAAGTCCTTGCGGATCACCGGCAAATTGCAGGCGCTGCGGGCTTCCTGCAGATAGCGGTCGGCACCATGGAAGAAATCCACGTCGGTGAGCACCGACAAACAGGTCGCGCCACCGTCGGCGTAGCTTTTGGCGACTTCCGCCGGGACGAAATTCTCGCGCAGCACGCCTTTGCTCGGCGAGGCTTTCTTGATCTCGGCGATCACCGCCGGCTGTTTGCGTCGCGCCTGTTCCAGCATGGCGTTGGCGAACCCGCGCGGTGCATCCGCCGCTCGCGCCTCGCGCTCCAGCTCGGC is from Pseudomonas sp. LS44 and encodes:
- the erpA gene encoding iron-sulfur cluster insertion protein ErpA is translated as MSVETFTPTPLLFTQGAADKVKTLVEEEGNARLKLRVFVTGGGCSGFQYGFTFDDEVAEDDTIVEREGVSLVVDPMSFQYLAGAEVDYQEGLEGSRFVIKNPNATTTCGCGSSFSI
- the argC gene encoding N-acetyl-gamma-glutamyl-phosphate reductase, which gives rise to MIKVGIVGGTGYTGVELLRLLAQHPQAQVAVITSRSEAGIKVADMYPNLRGHYDDLAFSVPDVATLGACDVVFFATPHGVAHALAGELLAAGTKVIDLSADFRLQDAAEWAKWYDQPHGAPELLGEAVYGLPEVNRERIKQARLIAVPGCYPTAAQLGFLPLLEAGLADPSRLIADCKSGVSGAGRGAKVGSLFCEAGESMAAYSVKGHRHLPEISQGLRLAAKGEVGLTFVPHLTPMIRGIHATLYANVVDRSVDLQALFERRYANEPFVDVMPAGSHPETRSVRGANVCRIAVHRPQDGDLVVVLSVIDNLVKGASGQAVQNMNILFGVDERAGLSHAALLP
- the hemJ gene encoding protoporphyrinogen oxidase HemJ; the protein is MLYLWLKALHIIAMVCWFAGLFYLPRLFVYHAMSDDSASHERFCVMERKLYRGIMLPSMLATLIFGFWLLYLNPVWLKMGWLHAKLLLVVLLIGYHHICGAQLKRFARGENARSHVFYRWLNEVPVLFLLAIVILVVVKPF
- a CDS encoding nitronate monooxygenase family protein, with the translated sequence MSLPALLDQRLRLPIVAAPMFLVSNPQLVLACCRNGIVGSFPALNQRDSSGFKAWLEEIEAGLDDHAAPYAVNLIVHHSNPRLQADLAICAEHKVPIVITSLGAVKEVVDAVHSYGGLVFHDVTTRRHAEKAAEAGVDGLIAVAAGAGGHAGTWSPFALIAEIRQFFDKTLLLSGCLNRGHEILAAQMLGADLAYLGTRFIATQQSNADDAYKQMILGAKAADIIHTPAVSGVPASFMRQSLERAGYDLQRLQDKGEMNYGEKLKPVSDEAKAWKTVWSAGQGVGEIDDLPSVEELIQRLDREYRAALANSTAIAQRWPR
- a CDS encoding DUF805 domain-containing protein, with the protein product MTEARFKIVFDGELLPDMSLDTVKDNLARLFKSDRSRIEHLFEHRAVVLKRDLSADQVDKYLVALNRAGANVRKEPDMAASLSLITTEEEQLAAAPKAPEYMICPKCAQEQAKAIECTACGIVIDKYLARQAQLIAENGQADSATPSPAAGAPMAAELPSQSPYSPPRAPVGDVLPEFAELNVFGVEGRIGRLRYLAWSLVLMLAAGGLIGIAAIGLNIHPIVGGVLFLGIFIGMMVVAVQIGVQRLHDIGWSGWLFLLNLIPVVGSVMALLMLVVPGTNGPNRFGPPPPPNSRAVKILSAVWLLVVIAGVVVGASGGFATLSELGNQVSEGLPATPAAPSNPYGE
- a CDS encoding SDR family oxidoreductase, coding for MPRYALITGASRGIGLALAEALARRGRSLILVARQRDALDSVACELTQRFGVEVLFRVCDLSNPLQLTGLLLELEQGERQIDLLVNNAGIGLSGSFLAHEWADEQQLLELNVLAMTRLCHSLGNSMVALGGGKILNVASLAGFQAGPWMSSYFASKAYVLHLSEGLREEFRDYGVTVSTLCPGPTRSALYRQAGIAEQRMRDSKRMLSAEEVALYAVRALDKNRAIIIPGWRTRLLSLLPRVLPRALLRRRVGRMNKAVIQR
- a CDS encoding histidine triad nucleotide-binding protein, giving the protein MDCLFCKIVAGEIPARKFYEDDQVIAFHDIGAQAPVHFLVIPKKHIATLNDLDEGDQALAGLLLLTAQRLANQQGCDDGFRLVMNCKALGGQTVYHVHMHVLGQRQMTWPPG
- the coq7 gene encoding 2-polyprenyl-3-methyl-6-methoxy-1,4-benzoquinone monooxygenase yields the protein MATERHYSPADRLLLQADAALRTLLPFSGQPYRPSPAITQPDTDLHADDARHVAGLMRVNHTGEVCAQALYQGQALTARLPGVRAAMEHAAEEEVDHLAWCEQRIRELGSRPSVLNPLFYGMSFGLGAVAGLISDRISLGFVAATEDQVCKHLDEHLLQLPAEDEKSRAILTQMREDEQQHADSALQAGGFRFPAPIKFGMSVLSKVMTKSTYRI
- a CDS encoding OsmC family protein, which encodes MKARIQWAGEALFLGESGSGHVVVMDGPPESGGRNLGVRPMEMVLIGLGGCTNYDVVSILKKSRQPVESCEAFLEAERAAEEPKVFTKIHVHFVVKGRGLKETQVKRAVDLSAEKYCSASIMLSRGGVEITHDYEIIELG
- the crp gene encoding cAMP-activated global transcriptional regulator CRP, producing the protein MVAITLTPKIKNLDKLLAHCHRRRYTAKSTIIYAGDRCETLFFIVKGSVTILIEDDDGREMIIAYLNPGDFFGEMGLFDKEGSEKERSAWVRAKTECEVAELSYAKFRELTQQDPEILYALGSQMADRLRNTTRKVGDLAFLDVTGRVARTLLDLCKQPDAMTHPDGMQIKITRQEIGRIVGCSREMVGRVLKSLEEQGLVFVKGKTMVVFGTR
- the trpC gene encoding indole-3-glycerol phosphate synthase TrpC: MSVPTILEKILARKVEEVRERSSVVSLAELEREARAADAPRGFANAMLEQARRKQPAVIAEIKKASPSKGVLRENFVPAEVAKSYADGGATCLSVLTDVDFFHGADRYLQEARSACNLPVIRKDFMVDPYQIVEARALGADCVLLIVSALADAQMAELAAVAKDFNLDVLVEVHDGEELERALNTLDTPLVGINNRNLHTFEVSLETTLDLLPRIPRDRMVITESGIMNRADVELMEISEVFGFLVGEAFMRVENPGAELQRLFFPERRIVAGNDPD